A section of the Paenibacillus odorifer genome encodes:
- a CDS encoding bifunctional rhamnulose-1-phosphate aldolase/short-chain dehydrogenase — protein MVQNLRDSSRATKLNGGLDALVFRSNLLGEDRRVCNFGGGNTSSKTIELDFRGREVEVMWVKGSGSDLATMKAGNFTGLRLQDIAPLFERDEMPDEEMVAYLANCMIDPKHPRASIETLLHAFLPFKHVDHTHPDAIISLCCAHNGKEIAREIYGDRFVWVPYIRPGFTLSKMIAEGVLANPKAELVLMEKHGLVTWGDTPESCYDKTISIINEAESYIEERIEDQNLFGGRKSEALPEAERRAVAAAVMPLIRGAVSDERKMILTFDDAEDVLRFVGGADSEKLSDVGAACPDHLVHTKMKPLFVAWEPNTNDIDGLKAKLSEAISAYKEQYKAYFDRNKHEGDVMFEAAPRVILIPGVGMINTGKSWSNAKISGALYHRAIAVMRGATALGDFVSLSENESYNVEYWPLELYKLSLAPAEAEFSRKVAFITGGAGGIGSETARRLVSEGAHVVLADLNLEGAQKVAEEINAKYGENRAFAVKMDVTQEEQVTAAYAETALFYGGVDIIVNNAGLATSSPFDETSLKEWNLNISVLGTGYFLVAREAFKVMKEQKIGGSMVFIGSKNSIFAGKSVSAYSSAKALEAHLARCIAAEGGEFGIRANTILPDAILQGSAIWNSNWRNERAAAYGIEPDQLEEHYRKRTTLLVNIYPRDIAEGVAFFASSKSEKTTGCMLTIDGGVPAAFTR, from the coding sequence ATGGTACAAAACTTACGGGATTCATCTCGGGCAACGAAATTAAACGGGGGATTGGATGCTTTAGTGTTCCGCTCTAATCTGCTGGGCGAAGATCGCAGAGTCTGTAACTTTGGCGGAGGGAATACCTCCAGCAAAACGATAGAATTGGATTTTCGCGGGCGTGAGGTAGAAGTAATGTGGGTGAAGGGCAGTGGTTCTGACCTTGCTACAATGAAAGCAGGCAATTTTACCGGACTAAGGCTTCAGGATATTGCCCCGTTATTTGAACGTGATGAAATGCCAGATGAAGAGATGGTAGCTTATCTCGCAAATTGTATGATTGACCCTAAACATCCGCGTGCTTCCATCGAGACGTTGCTGCATGCGTTTTTACCTTTCAAACATGTGGATCATACGCATCCAGATGCCATTATCAGCTTATGCTGTGCGCATAACGGTAAGGAAATTGCCCGTGAGATTTATGGGGATCGTTTCGTATGGGTGCCTTACATCCGTCCAGGCTTCACTTTATCCAAAATGATTGCCGAAGGTGTGCTCGCAAACCCGAAAGCTGAATTAGTGCTGATGGAGAAACACGGTCTCGTGACTTGGGGGGATACACCTGAATCTTGTTATGACAAAACAATCTCCATAATTAACGAAGCGGAAAGTTATATTGAAGAAAGAATTGAAGACCAGAACCTATTTGGCGGCCGCAAATCAGAAGCACTTCCAGAAGCAGAGCGACGGGCTGTAGCGGCCGCAGTGATGCCACTGATCAGAGGCGCAGTTAGCGATGAGCGTAAAATGATTTTGACCTTCGATGATGCGGAGGATGTGCTGCGTTTCGTAGGAGGGGCTGACTCGGAGAAGTTATCTGATGTAGGCGCAGCTTGTCCGGATCATTTGGTACATACCAAAATGAAGCCGCTTTTTGTTGCGTGGGAGCCAAACACCAATGATATCGATGGCTTGAAGGCGAAGCTGAGCGAAGCGATTAGCGCTTATAAGGAGCAGTACAAAGCATACTTCGACCGTAATAAACATGAGGGCGATGTAATGTTCGAGGCTGCGCCACGTGTGATCCTGATTCCTGGCGTGGGCATGATCAACACAGGTAAAAGCTGGAGCAATGCTAAGATCAGCGGAGCCTTGTATCACCGGGCGATTGCTGTTATGCGCGGAGCTACTGCACTGGGAGATTTCGTCTCTCTTAGTGAGAATGAATCGTACAATGTGGAATATTGGCCCTTGGAATTATATAAATTATCACTGGCTCCGGCAGAAGCGGAGTTCTCCCGTAAAGTTGCCTTTATTACAGGTGGTGCCGGGGGAATTGGGAGTGAGACGGCTCGTCGTTTAGTATCAGAAGGAGCGCATGTTGTATTGGCAGACCTCAATCTGGAGGGTGCACAAAAAGTAGCAGAAGAGATTAACGCTAAGTATGGTGAAAATCGTGCATTCGCCGTTAAAATGGACGTAACTCAGGAAGAGCAGGTAACCGCAGCATATGCGGAGACAGCACTTTTTTATGGCGGGGTCGACATTATCGTTAATAATGCTGGGCTTGCAACCTCCAGTCCGTTTGATGAGACTTCATTAAAAGAGTGGAACTTGAATATTTCTGTACTGGGCACAGGATATTTCCTCGTTGCGCGCGAAGCTTTTAAGGTGATGAAGGAGCAAAAAATCGGTGGCAGCATGGTGTTCATCGGCTCCAAAAATTCTATTTTTGCAGGAAAAAGCGTCTCGGCTTACAGTTCTGCCAAGGCGCTCGAAGCCCATCTGGCCCGCTGTATAGCAGCTGAAGGCGGAGAGTTTGGCATCCGTGCCAATACGATTCTGCCCGATGCAATTTTACAGGGATCAGCCATCTGGAATTCGAACTGGCGTAATGAACGGGCGGCTGCTTACGGGATTGAGCCGGATCAATTAGAGGAGCATTACCGTAAACGCACGACGCTGCTAGTTAATATTTATCCGCGTGATATTGCCGAAGGCGTTGCTTTTTTTGCTTCTTCCAAGTCAGAGAAAACTACGGGTTGTATGCTGACAATCGACGGTGGAGTGCCAGCAGCTTTTACTAGATAA
- a CDS encoding DeoR/GlpR family DNA-binding transcription regulator yields MLIADRYERIVELVNERGSIRVSELSTLCQVTEETIRRDLDRLEKAGRLLRSHGGAVSLRDRQPETPYAEREIMNAAEKQRIAREAVMMIKPGDRILLDASTTAWYMASHLPDMPLTVLTNSTRVAAELSGKERIEVFSTGGQLSRRSMSYVGHLAERSLELYHVDKMFFSCKGFHLERGASESNELQAMVKRKMISIAEQVILLCDSSKFGIQAFTHFAAPSDVDVLITDYSPVEEQMKQLQKLNIAITTV; encoded by the coding sequence ATGCTGATTGCAGACAGATATGAACGAATCGTAGAACTAGTGAATGAACGCGGCAGCATCCGTGTCTCAGAATTGAGTACATTATGCCAAGTGACGGAAGAAACCATTCGCCGCGATCTGGATCGATTGGAAAAAGCGGGGCGGTTGCTGCGTTCGCATGGCGGAGCAGTTAGCCTGCGTGACCGGCAACCGGAGACCCCTTATGCCGAACGAGAAATCATGAATGCAGCGGAGAAACAGCGGATTGCCCGTGAGGCGGTAATGATGATTAAGCCGGGCGATCGAATTCTGCTGGATGCCAGTACAACGGCTTGGTATATGGCTTCGCATTTGCCGGATATGCCGCTTACTGTGTTGACCAATTCTACTAGAGTGGCAGCAGAGTTAAGCGGGAAGGAGCGGATCGAGGTCTTTTCTACAGGCGGACAGCTGAGCCGCAGATCAATGTCCTATGTTGGTCATTTAGCAGAACGTTCGCTTGAATTGTATCACGTGGATAAGATGTTTTTTTCCTGCAAAGGATTTCATCTCGAACGTGGCGCTAGTGAATCAAATGAGCTGCAAGCTATGGTGAAACGAAAGATGATTTCTATAGCGGAGCAAGTGATCTTATTATGTGATTCCAGTAAATTTGGAATACAAGCGTTCACACATTTTGCGGCACCTAGTGATGTGGATGTCCTAATAACGGATTACAGCCCTGTTGAAGAACAAATGAAGCAGTTGCAGAAGCTGAACATCGCAATAACGACAGTGTAG
- a CDS encoding (Fe-S)-binding protein, translated as MKVSMFITCVSDAVFPKVGEAMARLLARYGVQLEFPEVQTCCGQPAYNSGYWNEARQAALTILQAFDDSDFVIAPSGSCTGMLHHYPKLFQDDPVNLVKAQNLQRKSYEFSQFMVQVLGVTDLGAVFPHKVTYHPSCHGTRILGIRDEPMQLMQNVKAMELVPLPFAEDCCGFGGTFAVKMSDISGAMVTEKSDHVLETEAEILTGLDMGCLMNIAGNLRYRREPVRVMHLAELLYEGVTDK; from the coding sequence ATGAAGGTATCGATGTTTATAACTTGCGTCAGCGATGCCGTGTTCCCGAAGGTCGGGGAAGCCATGGCTCGTCTGCTAGCCAGGTATGGCGTACAGCTGGAGTTCCCGGAGGTGCAGACTTGCTGCGGACAGCCTGCGTACAACAGTGGATATTGGAATGAAGCGCGGCAAGCTGCACTTACGATTCTACAGGCTTTTGATGACAGTGATTTTGTCATTGCACCTTCCGGATCCTGTACGGGGATGCTTCATCATTACCCTAAGCTGTTTCAGGATGATCCGGTTAATCTGGTCAAGGCGCAGAATTTGCAACGCAAATCCTATGAATTTAGCCAGTTTATGGTGCAGGTACTTGGCGTAACTGATCTAGGAGCAGTCTTTCCGCATAAGGTTACCTATCATCCTTCCTGTCATGGCACAAGGATTCTAGGGATTCGCGACGAACCTATGCAGCTTATGCAAAATGTGAAGGCGATGGAGCTGGTGCCACTGCCTTTTGCTGAGGACTGCTGTGGGTTTGGTGGAACCTTTGCCGTGAAAATGTCTGATATCTCCGGGGCAATGGTCACTGAGAAATCAGATCATGTGCTGGAGACGGAAGCAGAAATCCTAACGGGTCTGGATATGGGTTGTCTGATGAATATTGCCGGGAATCTGCGTTACCGCCGCGAACCCGTTCGAGTTATGCATTTAGCAGAACTGCTGTATGAGGGGGTGACTGATAAATGA
- a CDS encoding LutB/LldF family L-lactate oxidation iron-sulfur protein codes for MSQATTNPTAGSENGKPATVKERADLALNNDFLRKAVRFTTERLRDGKQKAANDHGHWEEWRERGRQIRLHTIAHLDYYLNLFADKARVNGTHIHFAATGEEAVKIALEIAQRKQAASVVKSKSMVTEELHLNKALESIGVETIETDLGEYIIQLAGETPSHIIIPAIHKNRYQIAELLSKEAGEELLPETTILAGFVRRKLREKFLDADIGMTGCNFAIAETGSMVLFENEGNARMVTTLPKTQITLMGMERIIPSWSDLEVMATLLPRSATGQKLTVYMSGISGPRRDNDGDGPEEQHIIILDNGRSEQLGDPEFQELLNCIRCGACLNACPVYRHIGGHAYGGTYSGPIGAVLTPALNKNVDQWDDIASASSLCGACYEACPVKIPLHDMLIYLRRRKVERGYGDKAEGLGMKGFGAIMAKSQRFSNVMKVGRIGQKLLVRDGGIPSKLGPLKGWNNYRIAPKLADQSFRESWKGLQQELDKNSREMDPVIQKRMEDLLAKRKREELEGGAGHD; via the coding sequence ATGAGCCAAGCCACCACCAATCCTACGGCGGGTTCAGAGAATGGAAAGCCAGCTACGGTAAAAGAACGTGCAGACTTGGCGCTGAATAATGACTTTTTACGCAAGGCTGTTCGTTTTACCACGGAGAGACTGCGTGATGGAAAACAGAAAGCGGCTAACGATCATGGCCACTGGGAAGAGTGGCGTGAACGTGGGCGGCAAATCCGTCTACACACGATCGCCCATCTTGATTACTATCTGAATCTTTTTGCAGACAAGGCAAGAGTAAACGGCACACATATTCATTTTGCAGCAACGGGTGAAGAGGCTGTGAAGATTGCCCTTGAAATCGCGCAGCGAAAACAGGCAGCTTCTGTGGTCAAATCCAAATCAATGGTTACAGAGGAGCTGCATTTAAATAAGGCGCTGGAATCCATTGGTGTGGAGACCATAGAGACGGATCTGGGGGAGTATATTATCCAGCTTGCCGGGGAAACCCCGTCACATATCATTATTCCGGCGATTCATAAGAACCGCTACCAGATTGCCGAGCTGTTGTCCAAAGAGGCAGGAGAGGAGCTTTTGCCCGAAACTACTATCCTTGCTGGATTTGTAAGGCGTAAGCTGAGAGAGAAGTTCCTTGATGCGGATATCGGAATGACTGGCTGTAACTTTGCTATTGCAGAGACGGGTTCGATGGTGCTGTTCGAGAATGAAGGTAACGCTCGTATGGTCACCACTTTACCGAAAACGCAAATTACCCTGATGGGGATGGAGCGGATTATTCCTTCGTGGAGTGATCTTGAAGTGATGGCTACATTATTGCCTCGTTCGGCAACAGGGCAGAAGTTAACGGTATATATGTCGGGTATTTCTGGTCCCCGCAGGGATAATGACGGTGATGGGCCGGAAGAGCAACATATTATTATTCTTGATAATGGTCGATCTGAGCAGCTAGGCGATCCTGAGTTTCAGGAGCTGCTGAACTGCATCCGCTGTGGAGCTTGTCTGAATGCTTGTCCTGTCTACCGTCATATTGGCGGTCATGCATATGGAGGAACGTATAGCGGACCTATAGGAGCGGTGTTGACTCCGGCGTTGAATAAAAATGTAGATCAATGGGATGACATCGCCTCAGCCTCTAGCCTGTGCGGAGCATGTTATGAAGCCTGTCCGGTCAAAATCCCTCTGCATGATATGCTCATCTATTTACGGCGGCGTAAGGTAGAACGTGGTTATGGGGATAAGGCAGAAGGTCTCGGCATGAAGGGTTTTGGGGCGATCATGGCGAAGTCACAGCGATTTAGTAATGTGATGAAGGTAGGTAGAATCGGGCAAAAGCTGCTCGTACGAGACGGAGGAATTCCGTCGAAACTGGGCCCGCTGAAAGGTTGGAACAATTATCGGATCGCCCCGAAGCTGGCAGATCAATCCTTCCGTGAGAGCTGGAAGGGGCTGCAACAGGAGCTAGATAAGAACAGTCGCGAAATGGACCCTGTGATACAGAAGCGAATGGAAGATTTACTAGCGAAGCGGAAGCGGGAAGAGCTGGAAGGAGGGGCCGGGCATGACTGA
- a CDS encoding LutC/YkgG family protein — protein sequence MTEETHSNWLERMEQDSREQQQAFMNDIARRLKRPRITEAPAHPFRGAPQYWQQFQWSPEERIEQFTANFQSAGGHVFRVQDMDEAKAFIVSKVNEMLARYILRQNVTELAVLRLEEELTDTRVSVWNTDDQEAWKARAAEADIGIVIADYAVAYTGSISVLSSENKGRSVSLLPTALIAIVPLERLKTRLGEVLIDFDEAGPSGLPAGIHFISGPSRSADIENDLTIGVHGPGIVFALLVG from the coding sequence ATGACTGAAGAGACGCACAGTAACTGGTTGGAACGTATGGAGCAGGATTCACGTGAACAGCAGCAGGCATTCATGAATGATATCGCTCGCCGCCTGAAGCGGCCGAGAATTACTGAAGCTCCTGCACATCCTTTTCGCGGCGCACCGCAGTACTGGCAGCAATTCCAGTGGAGTCCGGAGGAAAGGATTGAACAATTTACGGCGAATTTTCAAAGCGCCGGTGGTCATGTATTTCGTGTGCAGGATATGGATGAAGCCAAGGCTTTCATCGTCAGCAAAGTCAATGAGATGCTCGCACGGTATATTCTCCGGCAAAATGTCACCGAGCTAGCAGTACTTCGACTAGAGGAGGAACTCACAGATACACGGGTCTCTGTCTGGAATACAGATGATCAGGAGGCATGGAAAGCTAGGGCGGCAGAGGCTGATATTGGAATTGTGATTGCGGATTATGCCGTTGCTTATACAGGCTCCATTTCTGTGCTGTCCTCTGAGAATAAAGGCCGTTCAGTCAGCTTATTGCCTACCGCATTAATTGCCATCGTTCCATTGGAGCGGCTGAAGACTCGTCTCGGTGAGGTGCTTATTGATTTTGATGAAGCTGGGCCATCGGGGCTGCCGGCGGGCATTCATTTTATCTCCGGACCTAGCCGTTCAGCGGATATTGAGAATGATCTGACGATAGGCGTGCATGGTCCAGGAATCGTATTCGCTTTGCTAGTAGGCTGA
- the rhaB gene encoding rhamnulokinase: MNTQAHNQIQNHIAVDIGASSGRVVCGTLQQPVGTLFIEEIHRFSNGFAEQNGNLYWDIDYLVAEIVKGLQQAKARGIERCTVGIDTWGVDYVLLDQEGARIHEVFSYRDSRTDGAIERLHRNISTESVYEKVGIQYLPINTLYQLFVHDQAELEAAHSILLVPDYLYYRLTGRKISEVTIGSTSGMLNLHTRDYDEDLLSVLGLSKEQFPPLTEPGEPVGRLTEDLAARGDLPDCEFIAVASHDTASAVLGVPANSENWGFLSSGTWSLIGVERGSAITSPEAMLRNYTNEWGAYGSFRFLKNIMGMWLIQKVREEYGGQYSFGELVELAAQEIPFRSIIYCNDERFMNPQSMIDEIRSYCVEAGQLVPQTPGEMARCVFDSLALSYYFYIQDLQQLTGDNLERLHIVGGGANNGLLCQITADLLEMEIHAGPTESTALGNLVVQMISTGAVNDLQEAREIISRSFQVTSYIPKGMDPTTKKAALAQFARLQAVN, from the coding sequence ATGAATACACAAGCTCATAATCAAATTCAGAATCATATTGCTGTTGATATCGGAGCCTCTAGTGGGAGAGTGGTCTGCGGAACCTTGCAGCAGCCGGTAGGAACCCTGTTTATAGAAGAAATTCATCGCTTCAGTAATGGATTCGCTGAACAAAATGGTAATCTATATTGGGATATAGATTATTTAGTTGCTGAAATCGTCAAGGGCTTACAGCAGGCCAAGGCTAGAGGGATCGAGCGCTGCACCGTGGGCATCGATACTTGGGGTGTCGATTATGTACTTCTCGATCAGGAGGGAGCGCGGATCCATGAGGTTTTTTCTTATCGTGACTCCCGAACGGATGGAGCGATAGAGAGGCTGCATCGCAATATCTCAACTGAAAGCGTTTACGAAAAGGTGGGGATACAATATCTCCCGATTAATACATTGTATCAGCTGTTTGTGCATGATCAGGCGGAGCTGGAAGCAGCACATTCCATCCTGCTGGTCCCTGATTATCTTTATTATCGGCTTACGGGTCGCAAGATTAGTGAAGTGACGATAGGTTCCACCTCTGGGATGCTGAATCTTCACACTCGTGATTACGATGAGGATCTTCTGTCGGTGCTTGGTCTTTCAAAAGAGCAATTCCCTCCCTTAACAGAACCTGGGGAACCCGTTGGGAGGTTGACGGAGGACTTGGCGGCTCGCGGTGATCTTCCAGATTGCGAGTTCATAGCAGTAGCCTCTCATGATACAGCATCAGCTGTATTAGGGGTTCCGGCAAACAGCGAGAACTGGGGATTTCTCAGTAGTGGTACTTGGTCACTCATCGGGGTGGAACGGGGTTCAGCCATCACAAGTCCAGAGGCAATGTTACGCAACTATACGAATGAATGGGGAGCCTACGGCTCATTCCGGTTTCTTAAGAATATTATGGGCATGTGGTTGATTCAAAAGGTTCGTGAGGAGTACGGCGGACAATACAGCTTCGGCGAGCTGGTAGAGCTGGCAGCACAAGAAATCCCTTTTAGATCAATCATTTATTGCAATGATGAACGATTCATGAATCCACAGAGCATGATTGACGAGATCCGCAGCTATTGTGTGGAAGCAGGACAGTTGGTTCCTCAAACGCCTGGGGAAATGGCTCGATGTGTATTTGATAGTCTTGCTTTATCTTATTATTTCTACATTCAGGATCTCCAGCAATTGACGGGTGACAACTTAGAGAGGCTGCATATCGTTGGCGGAGGTGCGAATAACGGTCTGTTGTGCCAGATTACGGCAGATCTGCTGGAGATGGAAATTCACGCCGGACCAACGGAATCTACGGCTTTAGGCAATCTAGTGGTGCAGATGATCAGCACGGGTGCTGTAAATGATCTTCAAGAGGCGAGAGAAATTATAAGTCGTTCATTCCAAGTTACATCTTATATACCGAAGGGGATGGACCCCACGACCAAAAAGGCGGCTTTGGCACAGTTCGCCCGGCTGCAGGCCGTTAATTAG
- the rhaA gene encoding L-rhamnose isomerase has translation MEQSKESLQSIQNSYNEAKKLYAQHGIDVDKVLQQLAEIKISLHCWQGDDVKGFLNKEKELSGGIAVTGSYPGRAGNPEELRRDLEQALALIPGQHKINLHAIYADTEETVDLDALEPKHFERWVSWAKERGLGLDFNPTCFSHEKANDGFTLSHPDPEIRNFWIAHCKASRRIAESFGQALGQPCVTNFWVPDGYKDTPIDRLSPRVRLQQSLDEIFSEEIDQQYNIDAVESKLFGIGSESYVVGSHEFYMGYALSRGKAVCFDAGHFHPTETISNKLSSWLLFGDQLLLHVSRPVRWDSDHVVTMDDELLEIARELVRGQFLDRTHIGLDFFDGSINHVAAWVIGTRNTLKALLRAMLEPIEQLKQIELDGDYTSRLALVEEFKSYPFGAIWDYYCAKNGVPVRESWLNEVKQYEAEVLSKR, from the coding sequence ATGGAGCAGAGTAAAGAGAGCTTACAGAGCATTCAGAACAGCTACAATGAAGCGAAAAAGCTTTACGCACAGCATGGGATCGACGTAGATAAGGTGTTGCAGCAGCTAGCGGAAATTAAGATTTCTTTGCATTGTTGGCAAGGTGATGATGTGAAGGGATTTTTGAATAAGGAAAAAGAACTGAGCGGCGGGATCGCAGTCACTGGAAGTTACCCGGGGAGGGCCGGGAATCCGGAGGAGCTGCGCCGTGATTTGGAACAGGCCCTTGCACTCATCCCAGGCCAACATAAAATAAATTTACATGCTATTTATGCGGATACAGAAGAGACTGTAGATCTCGATGCTTTAGAGCCTAAGCATTTTGAGCGATGGGTGAGCTGGGCCAAAGAGCGGGGACTCGGATTGGATTTCAATCCTACCTGTTTTTCTCATGAAAAAGCAAACGATGGCTTCACACTGAGCCACCCAGATCCTGAAATCCGCAACTTCTGGATCGCTCATTGCAAGGCCTCACGTCGAATCGCCGAGTCCTTTGGCCAGGCATTAGGTCAGCCTTGTGTGACTAATTTTTGGGTTCCAGATGGTTATAAAGATACGCCGATCGACCGTTTGTCACCAAGGGTACGGCTTCAGCAGTCACTCGATGAAATCTTCAGCGAGGAAATCGATCAGCAATATAACATTGATGCTGTAGAAAGTAAGCTGTTTGGTATTGGTTCGGAAAGTTACGTGGTTGGCTCACATGAATTCTATATGGGTTATGCGCTAAGCCGGGGCAAGGCGGTGTGCTTCGATGCTGGGCATTTCCATCCAACCGAGACGATTTCGAATAAGCTGTCTTCCTGGCTGCTGTTTGGGGATCAATTGCTGCTGCATGTTAGCCGTCCAGTACGCTGGGATAGTGATCATGTGGTAACTATGGACGATGAGCTGCTCGAGATTGCCCGTGAACTGGTTCGTGGCCAGTTTCTGGACAGAACGCATATTGGATTAGATTTTTTTGACGGAAGCATCAATCATGTTGCTGCTTGGGTGATCGGAACACGAAATACATTAAAAGCTTTGCTTCGTGCCATGCTGGAGCCAATCGAGCAATTGAAGCAAATTGAGCTGGATGGAGATTACACTTCAAGGCTTGCCTTGGTCGAGGAATTTAAATCGTATCCGTTTGGAGCCATTTGGGATTATTATTGTGCGAAGAATGGCGTACCGGTCCGGGAAAGCTGGCTAAATGAAGTGAAACAGTATGAGGCTGAGGTTTTATCGAAAAGATAG
- a CDS encoding Vat family streptogramin A O-acetyltransferase, with protein MKQYGPNPNTLYPNEQIKSICYIKNAITRDNIIVGDYTYYDDINGAEKFEERVTHHYDFIGDKLIIGKFCAIAKGIEFVMNGANHRMNSVSTYPFNIMAHGWEQAVPDLKDLPLKGDTVIGNDVWIGQNVTIMPGVHIGNGAVIAANSTVVKDIPAYSVAGGNPCKVIRQRFDDEMIEYLEALKWWDWDAERIFNNLEVLCSSDLTKIKAID; from the coding sequence ATGAAACAATATGGACCGAACCCGAATACGCTCTATCCCAATGAACAAATTAAAAGTATCTGCTATATAAAAAATGCGATTACAAGAGACAATATCATTGTTGGCGATTATACCTATTATGATGATATAAACGGTGCAGAGAAGTTTGAGGAACGTGTGACTCATCATTATGATTTTATTGGCGACAAGCTTATTATTGGAAAATTCTGCGCGATTGCCAAAGGCATTGAATTTGTCATGAATGGTGCCAACCACCGGATGAATTCGGTTTCGACCTATCCGTTTAATATCATGGCACATGGCTGGGAACAGGCGGTCCCGGATTTAAAAGATCTGCCGCTAAAAGGTGATACAGTCATCGGAAACGATGTTTGGATTGGACAAAATGTTACGATTATGCCAGGTGTGCATATTGGAAACGGAGCAGTTATCGCAGCCAATTCTACAGTTGTAAAGGATATCCCGGCGTATAGTGTAGCTGGAGGAAATCCCTGCAAAGTGATTAGACAACGTTTTGATGATGAAATGATCGAATATCTTGAAGCGCTGAAGTGGTGGGATTGGGATGCAGAGCGAATCTTTAATAATCTTGAAGTGTTATGCAGCAGCGATTTAACGAAAATCAAAGCGATCGATTAA
- a CDS encoding YkvA family protein, translating to MKKDKVKNSMELTAEEFPYSKENEEMVTQNFWTKTKKFAGKIPFTKDAIAMYYCAVDAKTPLWAKGIAFGALAYFISPIDAIPDAILGLGFTDDAAIIAAGIKAISGQVTNEHKEKAEAFFNGEK from the coding sequence ATGAAGAAAGATAAGGTCAAGAATAGCATGGAGCTCACTGCAGAGGAATTTCCATATAGCAAAGAAAATGAGGAAATGGTAACGCAAAATTTTTGGACGAAAACTAAAAAGTTTGCAGGCAAAATTCCATTTACTAAAGATGCTATCGCGATGTATTATTGTGCCGTCGACGCTAAGACACCTTTATGGGCGAAAGGAATTGCTTTCGGTGCATTGGCTTATTTTATTTCTCCTATAGATGCTATACCCGATGCGATTCTAGGCCTTGGATTTACAGATGATGCAGCGATTATCGCAGCAGGCATTAAAGCGATATCCGGTCAGGTAACCAACGAACATAAGGAAAAGGCGGAAGCGTTTTTTAATGGGGAAAAATAA
- a CDS encoding winged helix-turn-helix transcriptional regulator, with translation MRDRKGGFGNFPESNKEACPVEFTLDVIGGKWKGILIYHLIDGTKRFNEFRRICPGITQRMLTLQLRELEEDGVVHREVYHQVPPKVEYSLTEFGKTLIPIIKLMKDWGEVYKTKQLSAESCPESTDITV, from the coding sequence ATGCGTGACCGAAAAGGTGGCTTCGGAAATTTCCCGGAAAGCAATAAAGAAGCTTGCCCTGTAGAATTCACACTGGACGTTATAGGAGGCAAATGGAAAGGAATTCTCATCTATCACTTGATTGATGGCACGAAACGTTTTAACGAATTCCGCCGGATCTGCCCGGGAATTACCCAACGTATGCTGACCCTGCAACTAAGAGAGTTGGAAGAGGATGGGGTTGTACACCGTGAGGTCTACCATCAGGTTCCCCCAAAAGTCGAATACTCTTTAACTGAATTCGGCAAGACACTGATTCCTATTATTAAACTCATGAAAGATTGGGGCGAGGTGTACAAAACAAAACAGCTTTCCGCAGAAAGCTGTCCTGAAAGTACAGATATAACGGTGTAG
- a CDS encoding NAD(P)H-dependent oxidoreductase translates to MDTLSLNKNEILSAYQFRHATKEFDSHKKISESDFQFILETGRLSPSSFGFEPWRFVVVQSPEVREKLRPNAWGAQKQLATASHFVLILSRLPKDMAADSDYIKGIMENVQELPPQVMEGKRKVFDKFLKVDFGLMANERAMFEWSCRQTYLALGNMLTSAALIGIDSCPIEGFDKAKVEQILAEEGIMDAEHFGISCMAAFGYRLNEPRGKTRQGAEQVIQWV, encoded by the coding sequence ATGGATACTTTATCGTTAAACAAGAATGAAATCCTGTCTGCATATCAGTTCAGACATGCAACTAAAGAATTCGATAGCCATAAAAAAATTAGTGAATCGGACTTTCAATTTATATTGGAAACTGGACGATTGTCACCAAGTTCATTTGGATTCGAGCCTTGGCGTTTTGTGGTAGTGCAAAGTCCGGAAGTACGTGAGAAATTACGTCCTAATGCATGGGGAGCACAAAAGCAATTGGCAACTGCAAGCCATTTTGTGCTTATTCTCTCACGTCTTCCTAAAGATATGGCTGCTGACTCCGATTATATTAAAGGGATCATGGAGAATGTGCAGGAGTTGCCTCCGCAAGTAATGGAAGGAAAACGTAAAGTTTTTGATAAGTTCTTGAAGGTTGATTTCGGACTGATGGCGAATGAGCGGGCGATGTTCGAATGGAGCTGCCGGCAGACTTATCTGGCACTTGGGAATATGCTGACATCAGCTGCGTTAATTGGGATCGACTCCTGCCCAATAGAAGGTTTCGATAAAGCAAAGGTTGAGCAGATATTGGCAGAAGAAGGTATTATGGACGCTGAGCATTTTGGAATCTCTTGTATGGCAGCTTTCGGATATCGCCTGAATGAACCACGTGGTAAGACGCGTCAAGGTGCAGAGCAAGTAATTCAGTGGGTTTAA